The sequence AAGCGCACGAAGCGCGCCGCCTTGACCGACGCGTTGATGTCCAGGCAGCCCGCCAGGTGGGCCGGCTGGTTGCCGACGATGCCCACCGTGCGTCCGCCCAGGCGCGCGAACGCCACCACGATGTTGGGGGCGAACTCCTTGTGCACCTCGTAGAAGTAGCCTTCGTCCACCACCGCGCCGATGAGGTCCTTCATGTCGTAGGGCAGGTTGGGATTCTGCGGCACCACATGCTGCAGGCGCTGGTCGCGCCGGTAGGGATCGTCCTCGGTGGGGCGGAACGGCGGCTCCTCCAGGTTGTTGCTGGGCAGGAAGCTCATGAGCTCGCGCATCATGAGCAGGCAGTCCTTGTCGTTGTCCGCCGAGAAGTGCGCCACGCCGCTCTTGCGCGTGTGGGTCTCGGCGCCGCCCAACTCCTCCTTGGTGACCTCCTCGTGGGTTACGGTCTTGATGACGTCCGGGCCGGTGATGAACATGTAGCCCGTGTTCTTGGTCATGAAGATGAAGTCGGTGATGGCCGGCGAGTACACCGCGCCGCCGGCGCACGGCCCCATGATGGCCGAGATCTGCGGCACCACGCCCGAAGCCGCGACGTTGTTGGCGAAGATCCGGGCATAGCCGTCGAGGCTGACGACCCCTTCCTGGATGCGCGCGCCGCCCGAGTCGTTGATGCCCAGGATCGGCGAGCCGTTCTTCATGGCCATTTCCTGGACCTTGCAGATCTTGTCCGCCACCACCCCGCTCAGGCTGCCGCCGAACACCGTGAAGTCCTGGGCGTAGACGAAGACGTTGCGGCCGTCGATGGCGCCCGATCCCGTGACCACGGCGTCGCCCGGGATCTTCTGGTCCTGCATGTCGAAGTCGGTGCAGTCGTGGGTGCGCAG is a genomic window of Deltaproteobacteria bacterium containing:
- a CDS encoding acyl-CoA carboxylase subunit beta, coding for MAVEDRLLRLKELDRRAELGGGEVRIRRQHNEGKLLARERIEILLDQGSFVELDRLRTHDCTDFDMQDQKIPGDAVVTGSGAIDGRNVFVYAQDFTVFGGSLSGVVADKICKVQEMAMKNGSPILGINDSGGARIQEGVVSLDGYARIFANNVAASGVVPQISAIMGPCAGGAVYSPAITDFIFMTKNTGYMFITGPDVIKTVTHEEVTKEELGGAETHTRKSGVAHFSADNDKDCLLMMRELMSFLPSNNLEEPPFRPTEDDPYRRDQRLQHVVPQNPNLPYDMKDLIGAVVDEGYFYEVHKEFAPNIVVAFARLGGRTVGIVGNQPAHLAGCLDINASVKAARFVRFCDCFNIPVITFVDVPGFLPGTGQEYDGIIRHGAKLLFAYAEATVPKITVITRKAYGGGYIVMASKFLRGDVNMAYPASEIAVMGPEGAINIVFRNQLKDAKDEKKTRQKLVDDYRRLFANPFRSAELGNLDAIILPEDTRPTLIRTLEMLKNKRETNLPRKHGNVPL